One Candidatus Methanomethylicota archaeon genomic window, TATAAAGTTGGGGCTGTTGGGATCATGTATAATTCGGCAATTAAACAGTCCAGTTATAGGAAACGTTTAATAATAGTTTGCCTCATAATCATAACATTTTTCCTCATACCATTATCTGTGGCTTTAGGCTGGTATAAAGCTTCATTAATCGATATACTCAGAGTTCTCTTAATGCCGGATAATAGCCCACTATCCACGGTTGTTTGGGATTTGAGGCTTAGACGCATTTTAGCCGCTTTAATTATAGGGGCTGTTTTAGCTGGTTCCGGGGCGGCTGTACAAGCTACCCTTAGAAATCCACTTGCTTCCCCATTCACCTTCGGCTTATCTCATGCAGCTTCTCTTGGAGTTGCTGTGGCACTCTTATTCCTACAGGGGGGTAGCATTCAAAGATTCCAAATTTACTTTTACAATCCATTCATAGTATCCATATCAGCATTCCTCTTCTCGCTTATCCAAGTTGCGGTGATCCTCCTCTTAGCTTATAAGGCTGGGCTTGATGCTAGAGCTTTAGTGTTATCGGCTATAGCCATATCCTTCATTTATCAAGCCACCCTATACCTATTGCAGTATTTGGTTTTAAATGAAATTCTCGTTTCCACAGTAGT contains:
- a CDS encoding iron ABC transporter permease — protein: MYNSAIKQSSYRKRLIIVCLIIITFFLIPLSVALGWYKASLIDILRVLLMPDNSPLSTVVWDLRLRRILAALIIGAVLAGSGAAVQATLRNPLASPFTFGLSHAASLGVAVALLFLQGGSIQRFQIYFYNPFIVSISAFLFSLIQVAVILLLAYKAGLDARALVLSAIAISFIYQATLYLLQYLVLNEILVSTVVFWTFGDLGRMGWSELYLVATVSLIIVIPYFLYRSIDYDLMLSGDELAKSTGISPEKIRLETTIIAALGTAIATSFVGIIGFICLVAPHAARLIVGGGHKYLMPASMLMGSIILMISDTIGRVIVAPTIIPVGIMTSMIGAPLLIYLLIRGGKYGHRD